In Polyodon spathula isolate WHYD16114869_AA unplaced genomic scaffold, ASM1765450v1 scaffolds_1810, whole genome shotgun sequence, a genomic segment contains:
- the dand5 gene encoding DAN domain family member 5 — MNVSVHILLAAVCAVSFSSPQKGFDKFLDEDSDSSGVDPDGPIRGDVKVVQLHPRFFNQRPPISLFGLGAPRRILTPFLGLGRETVPARSSPGSLLKPRPHLQTGVGVEMSRKQGMEMWKKAIQRDSLAKEGLPVTLKEASQTACRAVSFRQVSLDFAGSNAPFFNHWTTQPPMNSQCLIRYLLKPCNNKVNKVHFVTHFVCLFSPFQRVSAPGCLTVTLQNKLCLGLCSSLFVPAVGDAGSAGARPEQWALSASCSRCAPVKTRTVLVPMLCEGVERVRERRVAVVEECQCESQNRGTEETLLRSLLLKR; from the exons ATGAATGTTTCCGTCCACATTCTCTTGGCTGCTGTTTGTGCCGTGTCTTTCTCCAGTCCTCAGAAGGGCTTTGATAAATTTCTAGATGAAGACTCTGACAGCTCTGGCGTTGACCCAGATGGACCTATTCGGGGGGATGTGAAAGTGGTCCAGCTGCACCCCAGATTTTTCAACCAGCGACCCCCCATCTCTCTTTTCGGGCTTGGCGCCCCCAGGAGAATCCTGACCCCTTTCCTGGGACTGGGGAGGGAGACGGTACCGGCCCGCAGCAGCCCTGGCTCTCTGCTCAAGCCCCGGCCTCACCTGCAGACCGGCGTTGGGGTGGAGATGAGCAGGAAGCAGGGTATGGAAATGTGGAAGAAAGCCATCCAGAGGGACAGCTTGGCCAAGGAAGGGCTCCCAGTGACTCTGAAGGAAGCCTCTCAGACTGCATGCAGGGCTGTCTCCTTCAGACAGGTAAGCCTGGATTTTGCaggcagtaat gcccctttctttaaccactggaccacgcagcCTCCTATGAATTCTCAATGTCTAATTCGTTATCTGCTAAAGCCATGTAATAATAAGGTCAATAAAGTTCATTTTGTGacgcattttgtttgtttgttttctccatTTCAGCGTGTTTCTGCTCCGGGCTGCTTGACGGTCACTCTGCAAAACAAACTGTGTCTCGGGCTGTGCAGCTCTCTGTTCGTGCCCGCAGTCGGAGATGCGGGGTCCGCTGGAGCGCGGCCGGAGCAGTGGGCTCTCTCCGCGTCCTGCTCCCGGTGCGCCCCGGTGAAGACCCGGACAGTGCTGGTACCGATGCTGTGCGAGGGGGTCGAGAGAGTGCGGGAGAGGCGGGTCGCCGTGGTCGAAGAGTGCCAGTGCGAGAGCCAAAACAGAGGGACGGAAGAGACATTGTTGCGGTCACTTCTCTTGAAACGCTAA